The following are encoded together in the Oreochromis aureus strain Israel breed Guangdong linkage group 18, ZZ_aureus, whole genome shotgun sequence genome:
- the LOC116333555 gene encoding chemokine XC receptor 1-like — protein MESSYTTEEEHYLCEVNFSTFTGNLFILIFILSVICNSLLLCVLFIYENLKSITNIFILNVACSDLIFTITLPFWAVDHLHHWVFGDFFCKLISAAFFVGLYSSVILLTAMTVDRFITVVLHNRLNKLDRTKYTIGACVAAWVISISASVSEAVNAKVGNWENYTYCLASEDILGQHLQVSLLFFLPFAIVIFCYSAILKKVLQALNRKKHRAVVVLLCIVAAFFICWGPYHIMLLINSLYTPKGCKTQEQLAIMSCICEMLAYSHCCMNPLLYMISQKMRKHLLNLLRCENVCRKNRERDTGQNTTISQKVVFTEQSTAVNEDLHDYPLNNLS, from the coding sequence ATGGAAAGCAGCTACACAACTGAAGAAGAACATTATCTATGTGAGGTTAACTTTTCAACCTTTACTGGCAATTTGTTCATCTTGATCTTCATCCTCAGTGTCATATGCAACAGTCTCCTCTTATGTGTCCTTTTCATCTACGAGAACCTGAAAAGTATCACAAATATTTTCATCCTGAACGTGGCTTGCTCTGATTTGATCTTCACCATCACACTTCCATTTTGGGCTGTTGATCATTTACACCACTGGGTCTTTGGAGACTTTTTCTGCAAATTGATTTCTGCCGCATTCTTTGTTGGTCTGTACAGCAGTGTCATTCTGCTGACTGCAATGACAGTGGATCGTTTCATTACTGTGGTGCTGCACAACCGGCTGAACAAACTAGACAGAACGAAGTACACAATTGGTGCTTGTGTAGCTGCCTGGGTCATCAGCATCTCTGCATCCGTGAGTGAAGCCGTGAATGCAAAGGTGGGAAACTGGGAGAATTATACCTACTGTCTGGCATCTGAAGACATCCTCGGACAACACCTCCAAGTGTCACTGCTATTCTTCCTCCCATTTGCCATTGTTATTTTCTGCTATTCTGCCATCCTCAAGAAGGTTTTACAAGCTTTAAACAGAAAGAAGCACAGGGCTGTAGTTGTGCTGTTGTGTattgttgcagcatttttcattTGCTGGGGGCCATACCATATTATGCTTTTAATCAATTCTCTCTATACACCCAAAGGTTGTAAGACACAGGAACAGTTGGCTATCATGTCTTGTATTTGTGAAATGCTTGCCTATTCTCATTGCTGTATGAACCCTCTGCTGTATATGATCTCACAGAAGATGCGAAAGCATCTGTTGAATCTTTTGCGCTGTGAAAATGTGTGCAggaagaacagagagagagacactggCCAGAACACAACTATTAGCCAGAAAGTTGTTTTCACAGAACAAAGTACTGCTGTCAACGAGGACCTGCATGACTATCCATTAAACAATCTTTCTTAA